Proteins found in one Candidatus Acetothermia bacterium genomic segment:
- a CDS encoding Rrf2 family transcriptional regulator, with translation MITSKRLGYGVRILYELATKPTGYHSAREIADGYHVPEAFVRKILLDLRRAGVVTAQKGRTGGYRLARSPQEIKLDQVIKALEPETPVLVYGKVRGGGYPMNEGCPTVPFWRQLEARFIQELAGSTLADVVGLAQKPGETGKPSARKGRGKR, from the coding sequence ATGATCACCAGTAAGCGGTTAGGCTACGGAGTGCGGATCCTCTACGAGCTCGCTACCAAGCCGACTGGATACCACTCAGCTCGCGAGATCGCCGACGGCTATCACGTCCCCGAGGCGTTCGTGCGCAAGATCCTCCTCGATCTCCGTCGGGCTGGCGTGGTCACCGCCCAGAAGGGCCGCACCGGTGGGTACCGCCTGGCCCGTTCCCCGCAAGAGATCAAGCTGGACCAGGTCATCAAGGCCCTGGAGCCGGAGACGCCGGTCCTCGTGTACGGGAAGGTGCGGGGCGGAGGCTACCCTATGAACGAGGGTTGCCCCACTGTGCCCTTCTGGCGGCAGCTCGAGGCGCGCTTTATCCAGGAGCTCGCCGGGAGCACGCTGGCCGACGTGGTCGGCCTGGCCCAGAAGCCAGGGGAGACGGGGAAGCCGAGCGCGCGCAAGGGGAGGGGCAAGCGATGA
- a CDS encoding metal-sulfur cluster assembly factor → MKPSPDAVRAIIRDHVIDPELGINVVDMGLIYDVRVDDDQILVDMTLTTPGCPLAASLPAQVEEVLRREFEGYDVEVSLVWEPRWTPDMMSEEVRRQFGAL, encoded by the coding sequence ATGAAGCCCAGCCCGGACGCGGTTCGGGCGATCATCCGTGACCACGTCATCGATCCCGAGCTGGGGATCAACGTGGTGGATATGGGCCTCATCTACGACGTCCGAGTGGATGACGACCAGATCCTTGTGGACATGACCCTCACCACCCCCGGATGCCCGCTGGCCGCGTCCCTGCCGGCCCAGGTGGAGGAGGTCCTGCGCCGGGAGTTCGAGGGGTACGACGTCGAGGTCAGCCTGGTGTGGGAGCCCCGCTGGACTCCGGACATGATGTCTGAGGAGGTCCGCCGCCAGTTCGGCGCCCTGTGA
- a CDS encoding PKD domain-containing protein produces the protein MKKTLLSLVLCGLAVTAVAAPTFTDRSFGGEALNPGDTGIIVQVITVKGDSARDTTIEFIQVRNTGTATSSHITQIALALESTTPTLPTSAPATTAVRAPTTGKDLQVGIVIPTSFTVPKGQTRYLWVLVDVARPAAISGGETVVLETNAYWYTATESGNSGFLQDGRPETIRKAGFEVITDESPDPDNLNPGDSAPVQKFRIRDLDANARAVKVNKVTVKRANGATAEASDLQSIEVQINDGTATYTAATESATGWDGTGVVFTATKPPLPTSFPDGTELTITVTITVQSGDESGDATYPRDERTLKSAVVLEVEENTGQTINQTVTGPTTWTIRRAGFEEIEEISTPPPGPGINPGERLTQKIWVADRDYNGNKVQITHIYVKNLGTAETADIAGFTVWVGTTRVRSSWPSGFDFRIGGWIQVTPTDVADEKEATITIEYRVSPLATTGRTIRPEVRVGSEEPPVPSPPSPAYATAAVTYPETVAIYPAGFEVVENIAIDPRTVYSTQRFVAQKIKLEDKDANTAGVTITRVRVKNVGTASDTQFAKLEVRLAGENGALLGETTNLTGFRNSGVSITPTANNTVADGAKAELWIWVTLAGPDKTVAGRTVRLETVFSYTEGTMSGDTTAVRGATFDIGVNNPPVIQDFTWSPANPQYGQEITFTPGTITDPDGDAIVYSKWDFGEGASPRYVERNGPPETAKTKYPDGGTFTVTLLVRDAKGLEGKKTKQITVTLRPNQPPTVDFTWSPTSPAAGQAVTFTSTATDPDDPPDTPFTYAWTFGDGGTATEANPTHTYAAAGTYTVKLEVTDRRGAKGTKEKTITIGAPPPPPPPTVTALSASPAVPEAGQPVTLTATATAPQGDPVTAWEWDFNGDGTVDATGAPPVTHTYPAAGLYMVKVRARNQAGWSAWRTLDLYVRAKGGAEIGTRLLDNPAAAQARIQVFLPSGATDVKIRVFDALGRPVVERDIAGAQFTWDLEDGAGRTVPNGLYFYLITATQDGRTIRSEVGRILVLR, from the coding sequence GTGAAGAAGACCCTGTTGAGCCTGGTCCTGTGTGGGCTGGCCGTGACCGCGGTGGCCGCCCCCACGTTTACCGACAGGTCCTTTGGCGGGGAGGCCTTGAACCCTGGTGATACTGGGATCATCGTCCAGGTGATCACCGTCAAAGGGGACTCCGCCCGGGATACCACCATCGAGTTCATCCAGGTGAGGAACACGGGCACCGCCACCTCCTCCCACATCACCCAGATCGCCCTGGCCCTGGAATCCACGACCCCAACCCTGCCCACTTCTGCCCCTGCCACGACAGCTGTCCGAGCGCCCACCACTGGTAAAGACCTTCAGGTCGGGATCGTCATTCCTACCTCTTTCACCGTCCCGAAGGGCCAGACGCGGTATCTTTGGGTGCTGGTGGACGTAGCTCGCCCCGCCGCAATTTCGGGCGGGGAGACCGTGGTTCTGGAGACGAACGCCTATTGGTACACCGCCACTGAATCGGGGAACAGCGGCTTCCTCCAGGATGGCCGGCCCGAGACCATCCGGAAGGCCGGGTTTGAAGTGATCACCGACGAGTCCCCGGACCCCGACAACCTCAACCCCGGGGACTCCGCACCGGTTCAGAAATTCCGCATTCGCGACCTCGATGCCAACGCCCGGGCGGTCAAGGTCAACAAGGTCACGGTGAAGCGGGCCAACGGTGCTACCGCCGAGGCCTCCGACCTCCAGTCCATCGAGGTCCAGATCAATGACGGCACGGCCACCTACACCGCTGCTACGGAATCGGCCACCGGATGGGATGGAACAGGTGTAGTGTTCACGGCTACGAAGCCACCTTTGCCCACGAGCTTCCCCGACGGGACTGAGCTCACGATAACCGTGACCATCACGGTGCAATCGGGGGACGAATCGGGGGACGCCACGTACCCGCGGGACGAGAGGACCCTTAAGAGTGCGGTCGTCCTTGAGGTCGAGGAAAACACGGGCCAGACCATAAACCAAACGGTGACCGGGCCCACGACTTGGACCATCCGCCGGGCTGGGTTTGAAGAAATCGAGGAGATATCCACACCGCCTCCAGGACCGGGGATCAACCCCGGTGAGCGCCTGACCCAAAAGATTTGGGTCGCCGATCGGGACTACAACGGGAATAAAGTCCAGATCACCCACATTTACGTGAAGAACTTGGGAACCGCGGAGACCGCGGACATCGCGGGGTTCACGGTGTGGGTGGGCACCACCCGGGTCCGTTCCAGTTGGCCTTCGGGGTTCGACTTCCGCATAGGCGGCTGGATCCAGGTCACCCCTACCGATGTCGCGGACGAAAAGGAAGCGACCATCACCATCGAGTATCGGGTTTCGCCCCTAGCCACCACCGGCCGTACCATCCGACCAGAAGTCCGTGTGGGGAGCGAAGAACCCCCAGTGCCTTCCCCTCCAAGCCCGGCCTATGCCACGGCGGCGGTTACCTACCCGGAGACGGTGGCCATTTACCCCGCGGGGTTTGAGGTGGTGGAGAACATCGCCATCGATCCGCGCACGGTCTACTCCACCCAGCGGTTTGTGGCCCAGAAGATCAAGCTCGAGGACAAGGACGCCAATACAGCTGGAGTCACCATCACCCGGGTCCGGGTGAAGAACGTGGGCACGGCAAGCGACACCCAGTTCGCCAAGCTCGAGGTGCGGCTTGCCGGGGAGAACGGGGCCCTCCTCGGCGAGACCACGAACCTCACGGGGTTCCGCAATTCGGGGGTGTCCATCACCCCCACCGCCAACAACACCGTGGCCGACGGTGCCAAGGCGGAACTTTGGATCTGGGTCACCCTCGCCGGCCCCGACAAGACCGTGGCCGGCCGGACCGTGCGCCTGGAGACCGTTTTCTCCTACACCGAGGGCACAATGAGCGGCGATACCACGGCGGTTCGAGGCGCCACCTTCGACATCGGGGTCAACAACCCGCCGGTGATCCAGGACTTCACCTGGAGCCCGGCTAACCCTCAGTACGGCCAAGAGATCACCTTCACTCCAGGGACGATCACCGACCCCGATGGCGATGCCATCGTGTACTCCAAATGGGACTTCGGAGAGGGCGCGAGCCCCAGGTACGTGGAGCGGAACGGGCCGCCGGAGACGGCCAAGACCAAGTACCCCGACGGCGGCACGTTCACCGTGACCTTGCTCGTCCGGGACGCCAAGGGCCTGGAAGGGAAGAAGACGAAACAGATCACAGTCACCCTGCGCCCGAATCAGCCGCCCACGGTGGACTTCACCTGGTCCCCCACAAGCCCTGCCGCCGGCCAGGCCGTCACCTTCACCTCCACCGCCACCGACCCCGACGATCCGCCGGATACCCCGTTCACCTACGCCTGGACGTTCGGCGACGGCGGCACCGCCACCGAGGCCAACCCCACCCACACCTACGCCGCGGCCGGCACCTACACGGTGAAGCTCGAGGTCACCGACCGCCGGGGCGCGAAGGGCACGAAGGAGAAAACCATCACCATCGGCGCTCCTCCGCCGCCACCGCCGCCCACGGTCACCGCCCTTTCCGCCAGCCCCGCCGTCCCGGAGGCGGGCCAGCCGGTCACCCTCACCGCCACTGCCACCGCCCCTCAGGGTGACCCGGTCACCGCTTGGGAATGGGATTTCAATGGCGACGGCACGGTGGACGCCACCGGCGCCCCGCCCGTGACGCACACCTACCCCGCGGCGGGCCTGTATATGGTCAAGGTGAGGGCCCGGAACCAGGCCGGGTGGAGTGCATGGCGAACCCTCGACCTCTACGTCCGGGCCAAGGGCGGAGCGGAGATCGGCACCCGGCTCCTCGATAACCCAGCCGCTGCCCAGGCCCGGATCCAGGTCTTCCTCCCATCGGGGGCGACGGACGTGAAGATCCGCGTCTTCGACGCCCTCGGCCGGCCCGTGGTGGAGCGCGACATAGCGGGGGCCCAGTTCACCTGGGACCTTGAGGACGGGGCCGGCCGAACCGTGCCCAACGGGCTCTATTTCTACCTGATCACGGCGACCCAGGACGGCCGGACGATCCGGTCCGAGGTCGGGCGGATCCTGGTCCTGCGCTAA
- the ftsH gene encoding ATP-dependent zinc metalloprotease FtsH translates to MDRRSIPPPRNLRSLTFILVMVVVALLLAQAFWPSSQQRANEFSYSYLQDRIRAGEVQEAVIQGSRIEGALASGERFVAQGPPEGSPLYVELARLMDENGVRYRFQAASGGTWLLPLLMYLLPVVLVIVFWMYMMRRMQGGGAFTFGQSRAKLVAKEFTKVTFKDVAGIDEVLDEVREIVEYLRDPHRFSRLGAKIPKGILLVGPPGTGKTLLARAIAGEAGVPFFSISGSDFVEMFVGVGAARVRDMFQKAKASAPCIVFIDEIDAVGRKRGAGLGGGHDEREQTLNQLLAEMDGFEGNTGVIVLAATNRPDVLDPALLRPGRFDRKIAVPPPDLHGREAILKIHTRDKKLAPDMDLNLLARRTPGFVGADLENVCNEAALLAARSNKDRIELRDFEEALDRVLTGLARRGMYIREEKRLRIAYHETGHALVSKLLPHTDPIYKLTIVPRGAGVLGFALPLPTEDKYIISKAELLDRLTVLFGGRAAEEIVFGEQTTGAAEDFKQATEIATRMVVEYGMSEAVGPISLGKERTNIFLGEEIVKSDAHSEELSAAVDREIRRILTQAYEKARELLARNRAALDRVAQELLRREVLESDDLNALLADVVLEPAG, encoded by the coding sequence ATGGACAGAAGATCAATTCCACCGCCGCGCAACCTGCGCAGCCTCACCTTCATCCTGGTGATGGTGGTGGTGGCGCTGCTTTTGGCCCAGGCGTTTTGGCCCTCCAGCCAGCAGCGGGCGAATGAGTTCAGCTATTCGTACCTTCAGGACAGGATCCGGGCCGGAGAGGTCCAGGAGGCCGTGATCCAGGGCAGCCGCATCGAGGGCGCGCTGGCAAGCGGGGAGCGGTTCGTGGCCCAAGGCCCGCCCGAGGGCTCGCCCCTGTACGTGGAGCTGGCCCGGCTCATGGACGAGAACGGCGTTCGCTACCGGTTCCAGGCGGCCAGCGGGGGGACGTGGCTCCTGCCGCTCCTGATGTACCTCCTCCCCGTGGTGCTGGTGATCGTGTTCTGGATGTACATGATGCGCCGCATGCAGGGGGGCGGGGCGTTCACGTTCGGCCAGTCCCGGGCGAAGCTGGTGGCCAAGGAGTTCACCAAGGTCACGTTCAAGGACGTGGCCGGGATCGACGAGGTGCTGGACGAGGTGCGGGAGATCGTGGAGTACCTCCGCGACCCCCATCGGTTCTCCCGCCTCGGGGCCAAGATCCCGAAGGGGATCCTCCTCGTGGGGCCGCCGGGCACCGGCAAGACCCTCCTCGCCCGGGCCATCGCCGGGGAGGCGGGCGTCCCGTTCTTCTCCATCTCCGGCTCCGATTTCGTGGAGATGTTCGTCGGGGTGGGGGCGGCCCGGGTGCGCGACATGTTCCAGAAGGCCAAGGCCAGCGCCCCGTGCATCGTGTTCATCGACGAGATCGACGCGGTGGGCCGCAAGCGTGGGGCGGGCTTGGGCGGCGGCCACGACGAGCGCGAGCAGACCTTGAACCAGCTCCTGGCGGAGATGGACGGGTTCGAGGGGAACACGGGCGTGATCGTGCTCGCCGCCACCAACCGCCCGGACGTGCTCGACCCGGCCCTCCTCCGGCCGGGCCGGTTCGACCGCAAGATCGCCGTGCCCCCGCCGGACCTGCACGGCCGTGAGGCGATCCTCAAGATCCACACCCGGGACAAGAAGCTGGCCCCAGACATGGACCTGAACCTGCTCGCCCGGCGGACCCCTGGGTTCGTAGGGGCGGACCTGGAGAACGTGTGCAACGAGGCCGCCCTCCTCGCCGCCCGCTCCAACAAGGACCGCATCGAACTCCGTGACTTTGAGGAGGCGCTGGACCGAGTCCTCACCGGCCTCGCCCGCCGCGGCATGTACATCAGGGAGGAGAAACGCCTGCGCATCGCGTACCACGAGACCGGGCACGCCCTGGTGAGCAAGCTCCTCCCCCACACCGACCCCATCTACAAGTTGACCATCGTCCCCCGCGGCGCCGGGGTCCTCGGGTTCGCCCTGCCCCTCCCCACCGAGGACAAGTACATCATCTCCAAGGCCGAGCTCCTGGACCGGCTGACGGTGTTGTTCGGGGGGCGGGCAGCTGAGGAGATCGTGTTCGGCGAGCAGACCACCGGGGCGGCGGAGGACTTCAAGCAGGCCACGGAGATCGCCACCCGCATGGTCGTGGAGTACGGGATGTCCGAGGCGGTGGGCCCAATCAGCCTGGGCAAGGAGCGGACGAACATCTTCCTTGGCGAGGAGATCGTCAAGAGCGACGCGCACTCCGAGGAGCTGTCCGCTGCGGTGGACCGGGAGATCCGCCGCATCCTCACCCAGGCCTACGAGAAGGCCAGAGAGCTCCTCGCCCGCAACCGGGCGGCCCTGGACCGGGTGGCCCAGGAGCTTCTGCGGCGGGAGGTGCTCGAAAGCGACGATCTCAACGCCCTGCTCGCCGACGTCGTGCTCGAACCGGCGGGATGA
- the dxr gene encoding 1-deoxy-D-xylulose-5-phosphate reductoisomerase — MTRIAVLGATGSIGTQALDVVRELRARGEPVGVVALAAGREVEVLAAQAREFGVRRVGVAGAGEATAIRRLLPPEVEVIHGPEGLAALASLPEVDLVLNAVVGAAGLVATLAALHAGKKLALANKESLVVAGELVLAARMWPDQIVPVDSEHAALWQLLAGVRPDEVARLWLTASGGPLRDRDPATLAQVTPAEALAHPTWRMGPRITVDSATLVNKAFEVIEAHHLFAAPWDRIGVLLHPESQVHALVELVDGTVLAQLAPADMRIPIRAALTHPRRLPPPPARLPLEGLRLAFRELPRDRYPAFWTVLAAGKAGGTAPAVANAADEVLVNAFLRGKISFPAIAHGIETVLARHVPQSIASLEAVLAADNWARAEAERVVDRARRWV, encoded by the coding sequence ATGACCCGGATCGCCGTCCTCGGGGCCACCGGCTCCATTGGCACCCAAGCCCTTGACGTCGTCCGCGAACTGCGCGCCCGGGGGGAACCGGTGGGAGTGGTGGCCCTGGCCGCGGGCCGCGAGGTCGAGGTCCTGGCCGCCCAAGCGCGGGAGTTCGGGGTGCGCCGGGTGGGGGTGGCCGGTGCGGGCGAGGCCACGGCCATCCGGCGGCTGCTCCCCCCTGAGGTCGAGGTCATCCACGGCCCGGAAGGCCTCGCCGCGCTCGCCTCGCTCCCCGAAGTGGACCTCGTGCTCAACGCGGTGGTGGGGGCGGCCGGGCTCGTGGCCACCCTGGCCGCCCTCCATGCCGGAAAGAAGCTCGCCCTGGCGAACAAAGAATCCCTGGTCGTGGCCGGAGAGCTGGTGCTGGCGGCGCGGATGTGGCCGGACCAGATCGTCCCCGTGGACTCCGAACACGCCGCCCTGTGGCAGCTCCTCGCCGGGGTGCGCCCCGATGAGGTGGCCCGTCTTTGGCTGACCGCGTCCGGGGGGCCGCTCCGCGACCGGGATCCGGCCACACTGGCTCAGGTGACCCCGGCGGAGGCCCTCGCCCATCCCACGTGGCGCATGGGGCCCCGGATCACGGTGGACTCGGCGACCCTGGTGAACAAGGCGTTCGAGGTCATCGAAGCCCATCACCTGTTCGCCGCGCCGTGGGACCGGATCGGGGTGCTGCTGCACCCGGAATCACAGGTCCATGCGTTGGTGGAGCTGGTGGACGGGACGGTGCTGGCGCAACTGGCCCCGGCGGACATGCGTATCCCCATCCGGGCCGCGCTGACCCATCCCCGGCGGCTTCCCCCGCCCCCGGCGCGATTGCCCCTGGAGGGGCTCCGGCTCGCGTTTCGTGAGCTCCCCCGGGACCGCTACCCCGCGTTTTGGACGGTGCTCGCCGCCGGGAAGGCGGGCGGGACGGCACCGGCGGTGGCCAACGCCGCGGACGAGGTGCTGGTGAACGCGTTCCTGCGCGGGAAGATCTCGTTCCCAGCCATCGCCCACGGCATCGAGACCGTGCTCGCGCGGCACGTTCCTCAATCGATTGCCAGCCTGGAGGCGGTGCTCGCCGCCGACAACTGGGCGCGGGCCGAGGCGGAGCGGGTTGTGGACCGCGCGCGCCGTTGGGTATAA